A single genomic interval of Lathyrus oleraceus cultivar Zhongwan6 chromosome 7, CAAS_Psat_ZW6_1.0, whole genome shotgun sequence harbors:
- the LOC127101050 gene encoding uncharacterized protein LOC127101050, with product MGTKVQSLPGNYSMRDLNEESSSCGWPLFYGDKALANGQYYQNHLPSAAADVCSAYDKDVVKQMMLEHEAIFKNQVFELHRLYRIQRDLMDEVKLKELHRNHRSVGQSFSPGPSFLIAGSSACDRPSISGVEGIHSPFGSNKGINKQTCLFPSPNGSSSKDVEILGSRPSKVRRKMFDLHLPADEYIDTDEGEKFSDENASGTTIPDRNCKNGKGGDARLFCGNGGKTGSQEDTSKSEQSLRSRNGLADLNEPIQVEETNAAACIPPLNHNPYPGATECSDPFVKQKSRFFGFSTEDLHNSHYAPSSNGYLKNDGSGKLWISSKETGQAKSSSNPIPQVLKQEQSFFSPQATQDALGKGPEPTSDYLNNRSKTGLWREKTVGGLDISERNKHPENVVSSHSPGLFAFAPSTDFAKSWSQSSWQMASTSLNQKLMSGQMPPSPFLNSSGALNRSSQSHQSNGILGDSWPLNINTKQSAGFHREASVQNGFNPRVAEHFNNGSANYNKSSNLICNEMTSGKDINLNVRLSNGLSNDLVTQSGLGIVDREQKNGEQLAVLPWLRSKTTCKNETQNAGSDRRVTAGELSFLQVASSSNKNETGKGSSEKFMNSVTSGLCSNVVELSRIEASDSCSKKKILGVPIFGVPLISTKESPSLISPSVSVPSPSGIELVENSRKNRGLDINLPCDADVLEVDMDKQAVTETIVCKEGLSKMEANSRNQFDLNMIMNEDEAFVTTIPAADVRKKGAIDLEAPAVPETDDDAIPEEKQLETPLVSPLGPQVTVEQPQDEFMRLAAEAIVSMSSLCCNQVDDVMSSPSERPLVDPLSWFADVAFSCVDDMQRKLDNSKGKSPEGKGESSSKELDYFEAMTLQLEEVKEEDYMPKPLVPENLLVEEAGTSSLPTRARKGPARRGRQRRDFQRDILPGLTSLSRHEVTEDLQTFGGLMKATGHAWHSGLTRRSSSRNGCGRGRRRSQVPPSPPPPVVTIETCTPLIQQLNNVEVGLDDRSLTGWGKTTRRPRRQRCPAGTPPSIRLT from the exons ATGGGAACCAAAGTTCAGAGTCTTCCGGGAAACTACTCAATGAGAGATCTTAATGAGGAATCCAGTAGTTGTGGCTGGCCCCTATTTTATGGAGATAAAGCACTGGCAAATGGGCAATATTATCAGAACCATCTTCCAAGTGCCGCCGCAGATGTATGTTCAGCATATGATAAGGATGTTGTGAAACAGATGATGCTTGAGCACGAGGCCATATTTAAGAATCAG GTGTTTGAGCTTCATCGTTTATACAGAATACAAAGAGATTTGATGGATGAAGTAAAATTGAAAGAATTACACAGAAACCATAGATCTGTTGGTCAATCGTTTTCCCCGGGTCCTAGCTTTCTGATAGCAGGAAGTTCTGCTTGTGATAGACCATCTATTTCAGGCGTTGAGGGAATTCATTCTCCTTTTGGTTCTAACAAAGGAATCAATAAGCAAACTTGTCTCTTTCCGTCACCAAATGGGAGTAGTTCAAAAGATGTTGAGATACTGGGGTCTAGACCCTCAAAGGTGAGGAGAAAAATGTTTGACCTTCACCTCCCTGCTGATGAGTACATTGATACTGACGAAGGCGAGAAGTTTAGTGATGAAAATGCAAGTGGAACAACAATTCCCGATAGAAATTGTAAAAATGGGAAAGGAGGGGATGCGAGACTTTTTTGTGGCAATGGTGGGAAAACTGGTAGCCAGGAAGACACTTCAAAATCTGAGCAGTCTTTAAGGAGCAGAAACGGTTTGGCTGACTTAAATGAACCGATTCAAGTGGAAGAAACAAATGCTGCTGCGTGTATTCCTCCTCTAAACCATAATCCCTATCCAGGGGCAACTGAATGCTCTGATCCATTTGTCAAACAGAAGTCAAGGTTTTTTGGGTTTTCTACAGAAGATTTACACAACTCGCATTATGCTCCTTCAAGTAATGGATATTTGAAGAATGATGGGAGTGGAAAATTGTGGATTTCATCAAAAGAGACAG GGCAAGCTAAAAGCAGTTCGAATCCCATTCCTCAAGTCCTCAAACAAGAGCAATCATTTTTTTCACCCCAAGCAACACAAGATGCACTTGGTAAAGGTCCCGAACCTACATCTGATTATCTAAATAATAGAAGCAAGACTGGTTTATGGAGGGAAAAGACAGTCGGTGGTTTGGACATCAGTGAAAGGAATAAGCATCCAGAGAATGTTGTATCATCGCACAGTCCCGGTCTCTTTGCATTTGCTCCTTCCACAGATTTTGCCAAGTCTTGGTCTCAGTCATCTTGGCAAATGGCAAGTACTAGTCTAAACCAGAAGTTGATGTCTGGTCAGATGCCTCCTTCTCCATTTCTAAATTCGTCTGGTGCCTTGAATAGGAGTTCTCAGTCACATCAAAGCAATGGGATTTTGGGAGATAGTTGGCCTCTCAATATCAATACCAAGCAGAGTGCAGGTTTTCACCGCGAGGCATCTGTGCAGAATGGATTTAACCCCAGGGTTGCCGAACATTTCAACAACGGTTCAGCAAACTACAATAAAAGTTCAAATTTAATTTGCAATGAAATGACATCTGGAAAAGATATTAACTTGAATGTGCGACTTTCAAATGGTTTATCCAATGACTTAGTTACTCAGTCGGGTCTTGGAATCGTAGATCGAGAACAGAAGAATGGGGAGCAGCTTGCAGTGTTGCCTTGGCTTAGATCCAAGACTACATGTAAAAATGAGACTCAAAATGCTGGTAGTGATAGGCGCGTAACTGCTGGAGAATTGAGTtttcttcaagttgcttcttcatCTAACAAGAATGAAACTGGAAAGGGGTCTAGTGAAAAATTTATGAACAGTGTAACTTCAGGTTTGTGTTCAAATGTTGTTGAGCTGAGTAGGATAGAAGCCAGTGATAGCTGTAGTAAAAAGAAAATTCTTGGGGTTCCCATATTTGGCGTACCTCTGATTTCTACTAAGGAGTCACCTTCACTCATTTCTCCATCTGTGTCAGTTCCTAGTCCATCAGGCATAGAACTGGTGGAAAATAGTCGAAAAAACCGGGGACTTGACATTAACTTGCCTTGTGATGCTGATGTTCTTGAGGTTGACATGGACAAACAAGCCGTCACTGAAACTATTGTTTGTAAGGAAGGACTTTCTAAAATGGAAGCCAACTCTAGAAATCAATTTGACCTGAACATGATTATGAATGAGGATGAGGCATTTGTGACTACTATTCCAGCCGCTGATGTAAGAAAGAAGGGGGCAATAGATCTTGAAGCCCCTGCTGTTCCCGAGACAGACGACGATGCCATTCCTGAAGAAAAACAACTTGAAACTCCTTTAGTATCACCACTAGGTCCACAAGTCACAGTTGAACAACCACAAGATGAATTTATGAGGCTTGCAGCCGAGGCAATTGTATCCATGTCATCTCTTTGCTGTAATCAAGTGGATGACGTGATGAGCAGTCCATCAGAACGACCATTGGTGGATCCACTAAGTTGGTTTGCAGATGTAGCTTTCTCATGTGTAGATGATATGCAGAGAAAGTTAGATAATTCAAAGGGGAAAAGTCCTGAGGGTAAAGGGGAATCTTCCTCCAAAGAATTGGATTACTTTGAGGCCATGACATTGCAACTGGAAGAGGTCAAGGAAGAAGACTACATGCCCAAGCCACTTGTTCCAGAAAACTTGTTAGTAGAAGAAGCTGGAACAAGTTCGTTACCTACTCGGGCACGAAAGGGGCCAGCAAGGAGAGGGAGGCAGCGGAGGGATTTCCAAAGGGACATCCTTCCAGGCCTTACGTCTTTATCAAGGCATGAAGTAACAGAAGACCTTCAGACATTCGGCGGGCTTATGAAAGCAACAGGTCATGCATGGCATTCAGGATTAACCAGAAGAAGTTCTTCTAGGAATGGGTGTGGCAGGGGAAGGCGGAGGTCACAGGTTCCGCCATCTCCCCCTCCACCGGTGGTAACCATTGAAACATGTACCCCACTGATTCAGCAGCTTAACAACGTTGAAGTGGGATTGGACGATAGAAGCCTAACAGGTTGGGGCAAGACAACCAGAAGGCCCCGTAGACAGAGGTGCCCGGCAGGTACTCCTCCATCAATTCGATTAACCTAA